A part of Gossypium hirsutum isolate 1008001.06 chromosome A07, Gossypium_hirsutum_v2.1, whole genome shotgun sequence genomic DNA contains:
- the LOC121202883 gene encoding membrane-anchored ubiquitin-fold protein 4 isoform X2 codes for MAEEELVKLKFRLYDGSDMGPFQYLPTSNIAMLWERIVAEWPKDKKIAPKGANDIKLINTGKILENDKMVGQCRVPFGDLSKAVITMHVVAQPSVAKVKTEKEEDEVPRKNLYPCSIL; via the exons ATGGCGGAGGAGGAATTAGTAAAACTTAAGTTCCGATTGTATGATGGATCGGATATGGGTCCATTTCAATACTTGCCTACTTCTAACATTGCTATGCTCTGGGAAAGAATCGTTGCTGagtggcccaaag ATAAAAAGATTGCGCCTAAGGGAGCCAATGACATCAAACTAATAAATACTGGAAAAATTTTGGAGAACGATAAGATGGTTGGCCAGTGTAGAGTACCTTTCGGTGATCTCTCTAAAGCAGTCATCACCATGCATGTTGTTGCCCAACCGTCTGTAGCAAAAGTGAAAACAG AAAAGGAGGAGGATGAAGTGCCGAGGAAAAACTTGTATCCGTGTTCCATATTATAA
- the LOC121202883 gene encoding membrane-anchored ubiquitin-fold protein 4 isoform X1 → MAEEELVKLKFRLYDGSDMGPFQYLPTSNIAMLWERIVAEWPKDKKIAPKGANDIKLINTGKILENDKMVGQCRVPFGDLSKAVITMHVVAQPSVAKVKTAEKEEDEVPRKNLYPCSIL, encoded by the exons ATGGCGGAGGAGGAATTAGTAAAACTTAAGTTCCGATTGTATGATGGATCGGATATGGGTCCATTTCAATACTTGCCTACTTCTAACATTGCTATGCTCTGGGAAAGAATCGTTGCTGagtggcccaaag ATAAAAAGATTGCGCCTAAGGGAGCCAATGACATCAAACTAATAAATACTGGAAAAATTTTGGAGAACGATAAGATGGTTGGCCAGTGTAGAGTACCTTTCGGTGATCTCTCTAAAGCAGTCATCACCATGCATGTTGTTGCCCAACCGTCTGTAGCAAAAGTGAAAACAG CAGAAAAGGAGGAGGATGAAGTGCCGAGGAAAAACTTGTATCCGTGTTCCATATTATAA
- the LOC107934926 gene encoding pollen-specific protein-like At4g18596 isoform X1 has protein sequence MIIVMGLVYCDVCTNNSFSRHSYFLRGAEVQIDCNFRAYVPKTKEQVSFSVNRTTDKHGVYMVEIPSVDGIECAEADTASTCQASLVGSSSASCNIPGYSSTTDEMAIKSRHPNLCIYGLAAMNFRPLKRNARLCGK, from the exons ATG ATCATCGTAATGGGCCTTGTTTATTGTGACGTTTGCACCAACAACAGCTTCTCCAGACACAGCTACTTTTTACGAG GCGCAGAGGTTCAAATAGACTGCAACTTCAGGGCATATGTTCCAAAAACAAAAGAACAGGTATCATTCTCAGTCAACAGAACTACAGATAAACATGGAGTTTACATGGTAGAAATACCATCAGTTGATGGGATCGAATGTGCGGAGGCAGACACTGCATCTACTTGCCAAGCAAGCTTAGTTGGGAGCTCATCTGCTTCCTGCAATATTCCTGGTTACAGTAGTACAACAGATGAGATGGCAATCAAATCCAGACACCCCAATCTCTGCATCTACGGCCTAGCTGCAATGAATTTCAGACCGTTGAAAAGAAATGCTCGCTTGTGCGGGAAATAA
- the LOC107934926 gene encoding uncharacterized protein isoform X2, which produces MNPIILFLFFSLFIMTLSLQTNPAKNNAQIIVMGLVYCDVCTNNSFSRHSYFLRGAEVQIDCNFRAYVPKTKEQVSFSVNRTTDKHGVYMVEIPSVDGIECAEADTASTCQASLVGSSSASCNIPGYSSTTDEMAIKSRHPNLCIYGLAAMNFRPLKRNARLCGK; this is translated from the exons ATGAACCCAAtcattctctttctttttttttcactgtTTATTATGACATTATCTTTGCAAACTAACCCAGCAAAAAACAATGCTCAGATCATCGTAATGGGCCTTGTTTATTGTGACGTTTGCACCAACAACAGCTTCTCCAGACACAGCTACTTTTTACGAG GCGCAGAGGTTCAAATAGACTGCAACTTCAGGGCATATGTTCCAAAAACAAAAGAACAGGTATCATTCTCAGTCAACAGAACTACAGATAAACATGGAGTTTACATGGTAGAAATACCATCAGTTGATGGGATCGAATGTGCGGAGGCAGACACTGCATCTACTTGCCAAGCAAGCTTAGTTGGGAGCTCATCTGCTTCCTGCAATATTCCTGGTTACAGTAGTACAACAGATGAGATGGCAATCAAATCCAGACACCCCAATCTCTGCATCTACGGCCTAGCTGCAATGAATTTCAGACCGTTGAAAAGAAATGCTCGCTTGTGCGGGAAATAA